The proteins below are encoded in one region of Rhizophagus irregularis chromosome 13, complete sequence:
- a CDS encoding translation initiation factor eIF3 subunit, translating into MRPILLQGHTRSLTQIKYNYEGDLLFSVAKDQVVNVWYSHNGERLGTYHGHVGAIWTVDVNSTSSILLTGSADNSAKLWEVRTGKCLHTWEFKTAVKRVAFSEDDSMALVVTENRMGYPGTVTVFSVKNDIDAEQSDEPTMIINQEGSKAMVAAWGYLNKYIITGHENGEISQYDWKTGEKIKSIHPHTDVISDLQMSEDRTYFITSSKDKSAQIFESNTLNPLKKYATDAPLNSASITPIQDFVILGGGQEAMEVTLTKLRHGKFECRFWHKILEEEVGRVKGHFGPINTIAVHPNGKGFSSGGEDGYVRVHHFDEDYFKFKYPEL; encoded by the exons ATG AGACCTATTCTTTTACAAGGACATACTCGTTCCCTCACgcaaatcaaatataattatgaaggAGATCTTCTTTTCTCTGTAGCAAAGGATCAAGTAGTGAACGTTTGGTATTCACATAATGGCGAACGATTGGGAACTTATCATGGTCATGTTGGTGCAATATGGACGGTTGATGTTAATT CAACAAGTTCCATCTTATTAACTGGATCAGCAGATAACTCTGCAAAACTGTGGGAAGTTAGGACTGGTAAATGCTTACATACTTGGGAATTCAAAACTGCAGTTAAACGCGTTGCTTTTTCTGAAGATGATAGTATGGCTCTCGTCGTAACCGAAAATCGTATGGGATATCCAGGAACCGTAACTGTTTTTTCAGTTAAAAACGATATTGATGCAGAAC aatctGATGAACCAACTATGATTATAAATCAGGAAGGTTCGAAAGCCATGGTTGCTGCGTGGGGATATCTCAACAAATACATAATAACTGGCCATGAAAATGGTGAAATTTCTCAATATGATTGGAAG ACGGGTGAAAAGATTAAATCGATTCATCCGCATACAGATGTGATTTCCGATCTCCAGATGTCAGAAGATCGCACATATTTCATTACATCCTCGAAAGATAAATCAGCacaaatttttgaatcaaataCACTTAATCCTTTAAAGAAATATGCTACTGATGCTCCTCTGAATTCAGCATCTATAACTCCGATTCAAGATTTTGTCATTTTAGGAGGTGGTCAAGAAGCTATGGAAGTTACACTCACTAAATTGAGACATGGTAAATTTGAATGTCGATTTTGGCATAAAATTTTAGAGGAAGAAGTGGGACGTGTAAAGGGTCATTTTGGTCCTATCAATACAATTGCCGTCCATCCGAATGGTAAAGGTTTTTCCTCTGGTGGGGAAGATGGCTATGTTCGAGTTCACCATTTTGAtgaagattattttaaattcaaatatcccgaattataa
- a CDS encoding 60S ribosomal protein uL6 yields the protein MKDICKIEEFTIPKNVKVKVKSRIVTVEGERGSLTKNLRHIDLEIQVKNDKIKLIVWHGTRKHVACLRTVKAHIENMITGVTKGFEYKMRYVYAHFPINVHISDDKKEVEIRNFLGEKVIRRVKMLEGVDIEISKNLKDELILTGNDLENVSQSAANIQQSTTVKNKDIRKFLDGVYVSERGRVVKDV from the exons atgaaggatATCTGTAAAATCGAAGAGTTTACCATACCtaaaaatgtaaaagtaaAAGTTAAATCCCGTATTGTCACAGTTGAAGGGGAACGTGGAAGTTTGACAAAGAATCTTCGTCACATCGATTTAGAGATACAAGTCAAGAACGATAAGATCAAACTTATTGTGTGGCATGGGACTCGCAAACATGTAGCTTGTTTACGTACGGTGAAAGCACATATCGAAAATATGATCACTGGTGTTACTAAG GGCTTCGAATACAAGATGCGCTATGTTTATGCACATTTTCCTATCAACGTTCATATTAGTGACGATAAAAAAGAAGTTGAAATTCGTAACTTTTTAGGTGAAAAGGTTATTAGACGTGTAAAGATGTTGGAGGGTGTTGACATTGAAATTTCTAAGAATCTAAAGGATGAATTAATTTTGACTGGAAATGATTTGGAAAATGTTTCTCAATCAG ccGCCAACATTCAACAGTCTACAACCGTTAAGAATAAAGATATTCGAAAGTTTTTAGATGGTGTTTATGTTAGTGAACGTGGTAGAGTGGTTAAAGAtgtttaa